In the genome of Osmerus mordax isolate fOsmMor3 chromosome 15, fOsmMor3.pri, whole genome shotgun sequence, one region contains:
- the cd226 gene encoding CD226 antigen isoform X1, producing the protein MEAVQKDHWYLLVLLIFFPLLKVAVQQRESVATVSLEEGMVLDCLCPWEGNLSMVSWTKVPEKDPVAVFHPDYGVAFSHLYQGRVAFIRGTHLDGSIAISNVSQQDLGLYRCFVQTFPQGSWTRDIMVELHVSEEPELFTTAVTPEVIRADTEMVAERSDNLTISCNHEHNGTVYQVTVEKLGRSQSGGSTGTGIMAVCRVVNGGLVGEEFMSRGRVDCTDSLDVSLQLTEVVEEDGGFYRCRFSTDAGVQTTTVLLTVPSPGESSLSEYVIYIYVGSGAAVVLLLAVTLLLFALHRKKKRREEYKVRLHPAHRRHPNTYENIALHDKMEKGRTAKQPRESPMYANVQTIRQENKRKR; encoded by the exons ATGGAAGCTGTACAAAAGGACCACTGGTACTTGTTGGTACTCCTTATCTTTTTCCCGCTTCTCAAAG TTGCcgtccagcagagagagagtgttgctACGGTGAGTCTAGAAGAAGGGATGGTTCTGGACTGTCTGTGTCCGTGGGAGGGGAACCTCAGCATGGTGTCCTGGACCAAGGTTCCGGAGAAGGATCCTGTGGCAGTGTTCCACCCTGACTACGGCGTGGCATTCTCCCACCTGTACCAAGGCAGGGTGGCCTTCATAAGGGGCACACACCTGGACGGCAGCATAGCCATCAGTAACGTCAGCCAGCAGGACCTGGGCCTGTACCGCTGCTTTGTCCAGACGTTTCCTCAGGGCTCCTGGACCAGAGACATCATGGTGGAGCTCCATGTCTCAG AAGAGCCTGAGCTCTTCACCACAGCCGTGACCCCCGAGGTGATCAGGGCCGATACGGAGATGGTGGCCGAGAGAAGCGACAACCTGACCATCAGTTGCAACCATGAACACAACGGGACCGTCTACCAGGTTACCGTGGAGAAGCTGGGCCGCAGCCAATCGGGTGGCAGCACGGGCACAGGCATCATGGCGGTGTGCCGGGTGGTGAACGGCGGTCTGGTGGGGGAGGAGTTTATGTCCAGGGGGAGGGTGGACTGTACGGACAGCCTGGACGTGAGTCTTCAGCTgacggaggtggtggaggaggacgggggATTCTACCGCTGTCGTTTCTCTACGGATGCTGGGGTCCAGACCACCACTGTGCTACTGACGGTGCCCAGCCCag GTGAATCGAGCCTGTCTGAGTATGTGATCTACATCTATGTGGGAAGTGGAGCTGCAGTAGTTCTACTGCTCGCTGTCACTCTACTACTATTTGCATTGCACAG gaagaaaaagaggagagaggagtacaAAGTCAGACTACACCCAGCTCATCGGCGG CACCCTAACACATATGAGAACATAGCTTTACATGACAagatggagaaggggaggacGGCCAAGCAGCCTAGAGAAAGCCCAATGTATGCCAACGTGCAGACCATACGACAGGAGAACAAGAGGAAGCGATAG
- the cd226 gene encoding CD226 antigen isoform X2 produces the protein MEAVQKDHWYLLVLLIFFPLLKVAVQQRESVATVSLEEGMVLDCLCPWEGNLSMVSWTKVPEKDPVAVFHPDYGVAFSHLYQGRVAFIRGTHLDGSIAISNVSQQDLGLYRCFVQTFPQGSWTRDIMVELHVSEEPELFTTAVTPEVIRADTEMVAERSDNLTISCNHEHNGTVYQVTVEKLGRSQSGGSTGTGIMAVCRVVNGGLVGEEFMSRGRVDCTDSLDVSLQLTEVVEEDGGFYRCRFSTDAGVQTTTVLLTVPSPGESSLSEYVIYIYVGSGAAVVLLLAVTLLLFALHRKKKRREEYKVRLHPAHRRRWRQWHRE, from the exons ATGGAAGCTGTACAAAAGGACCACTGGTACTTGTTGGTACTCCTTATCTTTTTCCCGCTTCTCAAAG TTGCcgtccagcagagagagagtgttgctACGGTGAGTCTAGAAGAAGGGATGGTTCTGGACTGTCTGTGTCCGTGGGAGGGGAACCTCAGCATGGTGTCCTGGACCAAGGTTCCGGAGAAGGATCCTGTGGCAGTGTTCCACCCTGACTACGGCGTGGCATTCTCCCACCTGTACCAAGGCAGGGTGGCCTTCATAAGGGGCACACACCTGGACGGCAGCATAGCCATCAGTAACGTCAGCCAGCAGGACCTGGGCCTGTACCGCTGCTTTGTCCAGACGTTTCCTCAGGGCTCCTGGACCAGAGACATCATGGTGGAGCTCCATGTCTCAG AAGAGCCTGAGCTCTTCACCACAGCCGTGACCCCCGAGGTGATCAGGGCCGATACGGAGATGGTGGCCGAGAGAAGCGACAACCTGACCATCAGTTGCAACCATGAACACAACGGGACCGTCTACCAGGTTACCGTGGAGAAGCTGGGCCGCAGCCAATCGGGTGGCAGCACGGGCACAGGCATCATGGCGGTGTGCCGGGTGGTGAACGGCGGTCTGGTGGGGGAGGAGTTTATGTCCAGGGGGAGGGTGGACTGTACGGACAGCCTGGACGTGAGTCTTCAGCTgacggaggtggtggaggaggacgggggATTCTACCGCTGTCGTTTCTCTACGGATGCTGGGGTCCAGACCACCACTGTGCTACTGACGGTGCCCAGCCCag GTGAATCGAGCCTGTCTGAGTATGTGATCTACATCTATGTGGGAAGTGGAGCTGCAGTAGTTCTACTGCTCGCTGTCACTCTACTACTATTTGCATTGCACAG gaagaaaaagaggagagaggagtacaAAGTCAGACTACACCCAGCTCATCGGCGG AGATGGAGACAGTGGCACAGGGAATGA